CGGAATATGGCAATTTTAAGAACGATACGAAAGAGAATAATTTGGAGCCTAATATCCCGGGGACATCTAGGAGTATATACTGCGTATCTTTTTACGTATATCTTTTTTACGTATAACCTAATACTTAAACTCAATTAATAcagttctcaaaataaataaataaataaataatactaaaacaGTCCCTTGTCCAAAGGGGAAAAAGATACGTATCAATGTATCATGCAGATTGTATATAATggcctttaattttttaattttttgcaaaCAGTACAATTGTTCAACTTTTGGAACTCGTTGTATCTGCTCAATGATGGCAAGCAAATGTTACAACTAAATCAAATGCAACAAGAAGGAGCCGCAAAGAAACAACTTAGCTTGAGTCTAATGTATTTTGTGCACCTGTTATGATGGTAATATATGTCCAAATTGTGATGGGTTTAGTGTAATTCAACATTGGATCCAAGGTTTACCTCCAAAGAAATGGATTTAACTTTGACTTGGATTGAGTTCAATGCACTCAGTACATTTGGCCAATTGAGATAATAACAAGTGACCAAAAGTGGACATATGTCACCATTGTAAGATGTCCAATACAATTAAATATTAGACCCAAATAATTAACTTTGCCCCAAAGGAAATACCAAAACTAGGGGGTGCTCACATCATACTTGTTATCCTTCCAAACATACACAAAAGTAATTAACTCTGTGCGAAGTGACAAAACCGGTTTCTTGATTAATAAAACCCATGATTCCAAAAAACCTGTTATGGCCGAAGTTGCAAGTGAACAGCCAAACAAAACCGGGGAAACTCAGAAGCCGTAAGCAAGAAACTAACCACTACATGTCTACATATTAAAGTAAGTCcaactagaatttttttaatagtgagCGTGTAAAGCCAGCTCTGACCTTAACAAGCTGACCCGTGACCACGTTGTATTTCTGACTTGTCAGCGTTTCTCTAAAACAACCAGTTCCTGTTCACCTAATTACTTCAGCTCCCCAGTTTTGGAATTCGAGAAACTCATCATTAAACGGTAAAGTGTAAACATGACAGATAGGCTTGGAAGAACCTGTCCTCTTAGAGATAAGAATGTGGAATTGAAGTCACGAGATTCTCTTTCCAGTTGACTCAACGGTGGTAGCTAGAAATGGACCAGTTGGTGGAgcattttaaatattcattttcaatttttaaataatattatatattttttcatacattttttttactcatatatttttttaaaaaatataaacaatattactcaaatTTCTCTATCAAACAGGTCTTAGAAAGCATGAAATGGTAGGTTTCTTTGAGTGTCAAGTTCAAATTTTGTTTCtgcagaagaagaaaacatacCGTTAGCTCTACACAGACTACACACTAGCATTGACTCAGCCCACGTGCAGATGATTGGATGGTATCTTCACCAATAAAATTGAAGAATGTGTCAcgtttttatcattttctcttcttcatATTTCGAGAAAGAGGGCTTTATTCAAATAAGAGAAATGTTAACAAAGGTATTAGAGCATTAAATtatgaactatttttaaaaatattttatggaaaaatgattaagtaattaatttttcaaacagttttttatatttttcataaaaatgatgttaacaatttttttaatatagtttattaacaattgctctAAGAGCACTCGTTAGTACTAGCTAAAATAagaattattttcttaatctgTGGAGTAACATTACTTTTATATGAGTTCATCACTATAACATCACTTTTGTTATATATCAATTGTAATAGAACAGGCTAATagttgtaaaaattaaaattaacaaaaaaatgttCCCAAACATTTTGCTATAATAAGACTAGGGTTTTCCTCGAGTGGAATTAGAGAAGATGGGAAGATCACACCATCACAACTCCTCCTAGGAttaagcaaaagaagaagaggaaaagaaaagaatggtgTTCATTCAAAGTGACATTTGTTGCATACGATAGCCTTTTGGGCTATACGCCTAATATtaagatgaaaaattatttttaattaattaaagtgaAAAAGTAACTGCTTTGAGTAGAAAAGATTATTCGATAACAGCgatacattaaaagaaaaagagaattaaGAGAGAAACGTTACTATTTTGGAGATATTTGGTGGTGTGAAGTTTATTCGCAATAATATGTTGAGTATGTaacattctaaaaatatttcgctctaaaaaggttgaaaaatgttttttctctattgaatttgttttctgTTGACAAAATAAACtgtttaatgtttttttacTTTGTTGAGGCTGTTTTCTATTGATcactgaaaactttttttgttgACTTGCGTTTTCTACTGTACCAAATATTTGTAAATGCGAAAACTGTTTTCCATCAAAACAACATGTCACTATATAAATAGAAGAATGAGCTTGAGGTTGTgtttattttgattgaaaatattttctccaCTTTCAGGTATTGGGCCCGATTGAATATGGTGTGGTCAAACTGAACCGGAAAATAAGCCCTCATGGGGCGTAAATTGTTTTACACCCCTTAAAAGGCATTAAGTAATTTACACCTTACCACTCGAGCTACAAAGAGTTAAAGACCCTATTAATAGCAATGGGGCCATATATAGCGAAGTGGCACGAATGACCCCAAGTGTAACTCTAGAAAGAGAATGGGTCACTCTTCTCTCCTCTGGctttgtgggtggtggtgggcCTGGTGGCCCTCATTTGCAACTCAGAAGGGGAATGGGTCAGGGGTTTCATCGGACAATAGGTTTTCCTTCTAGCCTTTTTAAGAAGATTTGGGCTCTACGCGATGGGATTCTCATTGTTAGAAAAGTAGGTAATGCTAAACTGTTGGTTGATGTAGATGCCATGGAAATTGTGTCCATTGCTTGTTCTAGTCATGttcctaacttttattttttaggaaaactttatagataaaattgtattttatatcTATGACATCCCTTaataatgattgttttttatcattagactaggacactaattgatttttgatgTAAGAGGGATTGAACTTCAAATTTCCTATTTAACAACAAAAGGCctttaccaattaagctaaCTACAACAACAAATTTCCTTACTAAATTGGGTTGTAATCAAGTAAAGGCTATAAATCACATTGAGCTAACTTATCATAATCCTATCCTAAAACCTAAATTCCTACTAGAATAGGATGTAATGACTTCCCCCGATCTAATAAGGGcctatttatttaattaatatctaTTTCTACCCCAAAAAATGGTAAGTTAACATAccttgagattttttttttttttttggagctaaACGATAGAAACATACCTTGAGATTTAAATTAATGTCAATTAGGTCCAAgcctttttaaaattaattaatttggtcTATAAAGCTAACTTAGTCTCTAATACAATTAGGAAAAATGACTAATTGgcctaagagcatccacagcagtggagctaaaaatttagctttttagctccaccaaaagttactttatctattttatctacaCACATGccacagcagtggatctattttagcttgcaacacaataaaataatataaacatcacaataaaataatataaccactacaataaaataatatatcccactaccaaaaaaaaaacatccacaGCACGAACCACAACTACTCTACCATCAACCACAACCATAACCACcacaacaggaaaaaaaaaaaaaaaaaagacacccACAGCACCACAAAACAAACCTGTAGCACACCACAAAACAAACCCACagccacaaatcacaaatcGAATTAGCAAATCACAAATTGaacccacaaaacccaaatccagcTACCCAAACGTCGAGGGACCGAAGTTGAGCTTCGGTGATGTTGGGCTTCGGCGGCATGGGTCTGAAGGACCAAAGTTGAGAGAGTGAATGGAGAGACCGGACCGGAGTTGAGAGAGTGAATTGAGAGAGATGAGCTTCAGAGTCTCAGAGATGAGATGAaagtgaatgagagagagagagagagagagagagagaggcacggataaaagaatgaaaaagaaatgagcAAGTGGAAGCTGGtggaataaaataatagaagttgggtgataaaataattttttttttttttagctctaatgaacaatgcacatctatctatagatgtgcattgtagcagtggagctaaaaaaaatggatttagCAGTGGActgtagcagtggagctaaaaaaaatggatttagctccactgctggagCATCATTTGAGTAGTAATGTAgctaaaatttagcaatataacaatatagctacactgctgcaaatgctctaacaTGTCTAGAGAGTAAGTCGACTTTAGGGAAACATCAGGTATGtcaatggaatttttttattttttattttattttttaaatctagaAAGATAATACTACGTGTGGGCTTTTAGATGCACACAATACAATATTTGGATGGTGGGCTTTTAGATAAGTAATGCCTAATCATGCTTTTAGAAAGATACTTCCCTTTTCTTCAACAACAACACCAAAGCTTCTGATCAAGCTGaaatcaaaaatctttttggagaCCAAGTCATCAAGCAACAAGAAAGATACCTAGGCCTTCCATCCCTAATTGGTCAAGGAAAAAAGAAGGCTTTTAACAAGATTAAGGACTAGCTTGGCCAGAAAATTGCAAGTTAGAAAGGGAAGCTACTGTCCTTAGCTGGTAAAGAAGTCCTCATCAAAGTAGTTGCCCAAGCCACTCCTACCTATACCATGAGTTGCTTCAAGTTACCTGACTCGCTATGCAAAGATTTTAGCTTTATGATCAGCAAATTTTGGTGGGAACAAAATCTAACGAGCGGAATATATCTTAGGTCTATTGGGACAAGTTATGTAAATCCAAAGATACTAGCGGCATGGGTTTTAGAGACTTAAAAGCCTTCAACTTGGCTCTCCTAACTAAGCAAGGTTGGTGTCTCCTCCAAAACACAAATTCTCTTTTCCACCATGTTTTCCAAGCCAAGTACTTTGCTGACAGGTCTTTCCTTGATGCTCAACTCGGCAAAAGACCATCATTTGCTTCGCAGAGCATTATGGCTACTAAGAGCATGGTGGAAGATGGAATTAGATGGTCTATTAGAAATGGAGACAAGGTGAATATATGGAATGACAAGTGGATTCCCAACCCCAAAACATACAAGATCATGACCCCTATAAACCCCCTGATGTATAATGAGAAAGTTTCAACTCTAATTGATAAAGAGAGAGCCGTGTGGAAATCTGAGTTGGTTAACTCCATTTTTCTCCCCCATGAGGCTTGAGCTATTTTGGCTATCCCTTTGAGCTCGACTCTTCCTAAGGACCGTAAAGTATGGTCTGGCACAGCCAATGGGGTGTTCTCGGTCCGAAGTGCCTACCATGTTAGTCATAAGCAACTATCCAAGTTCAATGTTAGGGAATGTTCAAATAACACCAGAATGAAGTCATTGTAGAATCAATTTGGAAGTTCCACTtcccaaacaaaattagaaacTTTATTTGGCAAGCTTGCAAAGACATTCTCCCAACTAAAACTAAGCTAAGAGACCGCGAGATTCCAGTGGAAGTGGAGTGCGACTTATGTGGAGGGGTGGAAATAGCGGGTCATATGTTCTGGGGCTGTGATTTTGTAGCAGCAGTTTGGCAAATGGTTAATGTCAAAGCTCCTGGCCTCATGATTAACCCATCAAATTTCCTTGACCTATTTTGGTGCATAATGGAGGCAAAACCAGACCAAGACCTTGAAGCCTCCGCAACAACGGCATGGATTCTTTGGAACAACTGAAATGCAGCGCGACATGGGGAAAGCAGTAGAACTGCCTTGCAGATTTTTGAGGCTTCAAGACTTTACTTGGTAGAGTTCCAAACCCACTGTAATTCTCCTCAAGCCCATCAACCCCACGCCCCTTATTTATGGAGGCCACCTCCACCAGGTTGGTACAAGACAAACGTTAATGGTGTTGTTTTCAAGGAGCGAGGTTAGTGTGGGATTGGAGTGGTGATTCGGAATGATAAAGGCCAAATAATGGGAGCTCTTAGCAAAACACTCCCATACCCGTTGGGAGTGCTAGAAACCAAAGCCAAAGCAGCCGAGATTGGCATAATTTTCTCCTGGGAATTGGGTCCTAGAGAGATTATTCTTGAGGGAGATTCCCAAATTGTTATGAATGTCATTGCCAACCATGACCCAAGCCCTATTCAGATCCAACAGCTTGTTGCTGGTATAAAATATTGAGAACCAAAGTTTAGAGCATGGAAAACCTCCTTCACGCGCAAAGAGGGGACCAGGCAACTCACCTCATGGCTAAACATGCCAAGCAAATTTCTGAATGTACTATCTGGGTGAAAGATACTCCCCCTATAATTGTTTCTCAAATCCTTAATGATTTATTTGATTGGGTCTCGGCCCAGTTTTATGAAAGCTTATCAACAttcttatcaaaaagaaaaaaaaaaaaaaaaaaaaaaaagaaagatactcAACCAACCCAAGTAACACAACTTAAAACCTGGGATGCCATGAATGACCCCCACAAGTGTCGACAGTTCAAATTaccacacaaaaacaaacataacactACGTGTCATTCATTTCTCAACATTGAACTAGTACAAATACCTAGCTATATATAGCTACCATACATGGTCCACATTCATATCCTAAAAATTTGCAAGTGGAACACAATTCAATTCACACAGAAACTGAAAAAGTAAAACAAcagaaatggaaaaagaaaaggattagGAGAGAGATAAGGAGGAGGAGGACGTTGAGAAGCAGAAGCAAACGCCAAACATAATGCCAATGAAAGCAGTGACCCATGATGCTTATGGTGGAGGAATGTATGGTACTGAGCCAGGCCAACCAAAGAAACCAGTAAAGCCACCAACCAGTGAAACCCAGAGTGCTAATGGGCCTGTTGAGGCCACCAAGCACACCCTCCTCCCTCAACTGGTGATCGAGATATTGATATCACTGGCCAATCTTACATTCAGTAACTATTTTGTGAATTTATTGTTTCTGTTTTAGAATTCCAGTTTCTTTATATTTCGTttgtattttggtttttgttctaGTTGATATTCATCAACTTTGTTGTTGATCTACACGTTTGTTTACTTCAAATTTGGCCTAAGTTTAATTATACATGGTCCTGTGAAAATCGAAGATATTGGATGAAACTGAAATTAGCAAGATATATAGCATTAGAGCATGAGAAGGATATTGTGTGTGTTCCTTGAGTGTAATTGAAATTATAAAGATCACTACTGTAATTGGAAGTTTTGGACaaggaaggaaggaagaaaATATGAGGCACATGATCGAAGATTTTATGGGATTTTaatttgggtgtttttttttttttttttttggctgaatgaaAAAGGGGGTCTCCAGTGTGGGCTCATCGACCCCACGCCACGTGACGGTAATAGGTAATACCACGTGTACCACACAGGTCTTGCTGGAGTTATCGCTCAAACTGCTCCTCTCTGGGTGCAAAATAAGGACTCCTACCATCAAGTCACACCCTGTGTGGTTAATTTGAACGTTATGCATCATGATATGTCATGATTGAGGAATATTAACATACATTGAATATTTAAGACTAGGTTTTGAGTCTTGAGTTTTGTAGGAGTGGTTAGTAGCGGTGATTAGGGGTGTTCGCGGTGTGGTTTTAGGCCATTTTTAGCACCGCACTTTGCGGTGCGGTTTAGCTAAAATTATAACTGCATCGCACCTTATTTTGTGGCCACATGTGTGGTGCGGTGCGGTGTGGTGTGGTGCggtttagagtttagccaaaaccataactgcaccgtatctcatttttgcggtcacatatGCAATACTATGTATAAGATGTGGTTTGAAGtcgatatatttttcaaattttgggtttttcctaCTTAGTCCAAAACTaatatttccctttttttaggctaacttttaaattattgagctagtttttctttattttgagttggcttttctagtcaacacttgttagggttattaaacttttttttttttttgaaaacttgggttattaaactattaataatatatttaatattaaaaataaataattatattaatatatagagaggatgcggtgtggtgcggtttgtgcggttttcttattataaaaccacaAACCGCACTGCACCATGTGGTGTGGTGCAGTGCGGTGCATTATTACTTGCAGTGCGGTGCGGTTATGGTATTTTGTGGACGATTTTGGTGCGATTTTTGCGGTTTGTGTGGTTTAtgcggtttggtgaacacccctagCGGTGATAACTGAATGCTAATTATATAGTCCAGATTACTGGCATTAGAAGATGCAATAAtgcaatataaaataatataatataatatgtcccaaatattttatttatataattgtatttaaatttgttgtaGAACTCAattatcctaaaaattaaacatttttaaaGTTAAgattattgtttatttatttcaaatcaatcatatgataatttaaagaaaaataataaagaaagcatttttgtatttcaattgcataacaaatatatatttactatttaCGTATCAAAGAGACGgataattagtaattttttttggcaaagactttttttgagagagagagagagagatttttggagtgggggtttatttgtttttttaaaactattgtGTGCATTAATagaggtttttttatttattatttttttaaaatatacctATAACAAATTACAATCCTTTTAAAGTGACTAGGGATAATAAGATATAGCTATTCTTAAGGAGCAATCTTAAAGAGCAATTTATTTGTATGTGATAAAAATGAAActtaataattatttcatataGATAATCAttcaattataatatttattcttGTATaccaaatataataattatttgttaaaaaaaaatttattcttacATACTAATATGTTCAAACTTTATGcgttttttttccctaaataaaCCTTGTGAGTATTAGCGAAAATCATAGAGATTGGTTCTCATTTTAAGATTttacttgggttctatttaagtCAAACATTAACGTATCAAAATAAGTTAACTTTGCTATATTTCATTCAATGCTTAGACCAAAATGGCCATAACTATCCTTTAAATCATCCTCCTAATAACATGTTaccttattttatataatactCTTTTATTAAGGGaattagagttcaaattcttCTCCTCAATTGAAACATAaaattaggggtgtcaatgttcgacccaacccgcgaacacgacatgaacccgacacgggttttttcgggttagggttggaccttaatgggtttgggtcataaacgggtcgacccgaaagcgacacgataagaaatGTGCCATAAGCGAGTCAACCCGCATAACCcacaatagacacgtttgacccgtcaatttatttgtgtcaatcCGAAAttacccacttaacacaactcgtttaactcgtataacaaataatatttattttattttagatttgtcaagtaccttttatatccaacatatattttaaatttaaaaagaaaagtgagtaattacaaaaatttacaagggatataatttgaaattgaaactttatagACCCTAGAgctactaatactttttttttttttttttggcataaaacttgcacaaatgaaaatggatgagcttgtggaagatgttatgaatttggacatcaacaagGAATCTATGGATAATAATCATGGTCATAGTTaggattagtctactgtttgctcaaattctttcaatattgattcttagcatttggcgagtttcaagaatattatatttttgttgaattatattattttatttttgttaaactttgttattttgaatttgggttgaagtgtatgcacttattttggagtgtaaagaacttatattctagatgaatgttatatttttgttgaactatattattttgaatatgggTTGAAAACTTCAAGTGTATACACtgctttttgggatgtaaaaaaaattatttctagatggatgttatatttaatattatgtaggTTAAAATAGGTTGTGTTACATTCATTTaacccaacacgactcgtttattaagcgtgtcaaatgggttgggtcaggtcaacccgccttattaacaggtcgggttaggttgaaggatcatgacacgattattaaatgggtcgggttagggttgagccatttagtcgaatacccctacctcgatacgacacgaacccgacacgctaacccgaattgacacccttacataaaataaatataaataaaatacagcAGCGGTTTTTTATTCTCGTCAAAGCCTTCCTCAATCAAAGCTAAAAAGAATCAATAGACAATAGAAGATTTGAATGCTATAAGAATgggtttttagaaaatgaaaatctaGCCCCCATCTCTTCAGACCTAACTTATGACCAAAAAAAGTCCAACACCCATACCATATACCAAAAAAAGTCGCTTTAACTCTAAtagtttgttttgtgtttttgtttctgtttttgttttttgttgttttcctgATCCAACATATTTCATGATTTAATGGAATGTGTGACACATTGTAAGGGAAAGTCAGTGCGGCCCCACATTGATTAATCTCAAACCTAAGGGAAAAgtaatagaaatgaaaattacatatttgagATAGTGATCCCACTTGAATGTCAACAAGCAATATTGCTGATTCATCTGAAAATGCATAATTGAGTGTTGTGAAAGCGAACTGATATATATATCTCAACTAACAAACACATTCAAGTGGTAAAGTAAATGATGCATGTGCAAAGCCAAGACCATCTATGATTGTTCTTTAAGTCTATAATGATGTCAAGCTTCAAATTGTATGAGAAATATATGCTCGCTTTTgaaacatatcataaaaattaaaaatacacaCACGTATATTTATAATCAACAGAAATGACAAATATAATGTCGCATCAGCTACCTAACGAGAGATTAAGCATTATGTTTAGTCTGCTTACTAACAAAAGGCAAAATACTTtttaagagatttggggtttttcTTTTAGGTTGAGATTGGTTGGGGTTGGCAAAGTCCTCAGCGAGAATCACATCAACCATCCTCTCCTCCTATTCTTTCAGCTATTGTcggtgttatttttttaattttaattacaacCTTAAAGTTctgaattatttgaattttatcttttgaagtttgaaaaattgaattttacactCTGAAGTTTGATTCCGTTAACAAAACTCCACTCTCCATTAGTTTTGGTTGTAAAGTGACATGCTAGTGTTGATGTATACGagtttattttacaatttaccttatttgttttttataaatacagtaatattttaatttataacgTTCACTCtataataattgatttttttcccaTCAAGTCAagatattatttgtttttttggtataGACGATAAGGTTtgaactttattattttttctcatcaAGTCatgatattaatttttcttttttcttttttataaacgagattgaaactctatcTTTTATTTGACTGAGAAAAATCTTTACCAAGTAGGCCATTTTAAACCCACTTGAAAGTTCTTTCATGGTATACCTACATATATTACTTCAAACATTTGGTACTCTCTCACCAAACAAGAAAATGACGCTACCACTTTCTAGCTTGCTTGCGTTGAGTGGTTGAACAGTTCACCGCCACGTAACGAAGTCCGCGAATAGGTGTATTGGATGGGCAAAACTGTCCAAGAAACTTATATTATGTAATCATCATACGTAAATATAACAAAGGGTCCGGACCGTCCGGTAGTGTTATATATCTGTGGGATAAGCAAAACACGTTTATAGGTTATGATGGCATAAGATGCAATTTTCTAACCTCAAAACACACGTTCTTTTAACAATATGACCATCACAAGTCACggctcaaaataaaaaataaaaataaaacaaaaataatcattttccAAGGAATTATTTTCATCGGgttgaattttctaatattCATAGGCAAGATAATAGACCATTTCATTTATTAGTAAAATATGTTTTAGGTATTATTGATTTTTCTGTTTGGATTAAAAAGAGTCCTTTTTTGGTAGAGCAAGATCTTCTCCAAAATACACTtgctttttcaaattttgaataaagTTTCCGGACTttccataaattaaaaaaaaaaaaaaatcaatttcatcaGTCTCAAGCTGAGTCTGCAGACTTCCAAGCAAGTCTCTACAAGGGGTGTCTAATAGAGTAGTTTGAAATGtgatttttgtagttttttgaaatacgtgtgaatgaaaaagtgtgtgaaaatatgtgtaatgttgttt
This DNA window, taken from Quercus robur chromosome 2, dhQueRobu3.1, whole genome shotgun sequence, encodes the following:
- the LOC126695279 gene encoding uncharacterized mitochondrial protein AtMg00310-like, which gives rise to MGFRDLKAFNLALLTKQGWCLLQNTNSLFHHVFQAKYFADRSFLDAQLGKRPSFASQSIMATKSMVEDGIRWSIRNGDKVNIWNDKWIPNPKTYKIMTPINPLMYNEKVSTLIDKERAVWKSELVNSIFLPHEA